In Larimichthys crocea isolate SSNF chromosome VII, L_crocea_2.0, whole genome shotgun sequence, the genomic stretch tcttcctTTACCACTTTGTTTAATAGGAATATATGACAAATCTGACTGTTGTCATCATGGCACTTGTGGACAGAGGAAGACTTGAAATTGTTAAGTCAATACCTCTCATCTGTATAAGGAAAATTAAAGGTAGTGATTCTAAGTGTATTGATTAAAAAATTGTGACGTGTTTCAgaatttagtttattattaattcCCAGTGTGTCTTCTGCAGAGGTGAACAAAAATGATTATCCACtggtgttaaaacatttttcctgcAATAAGGATGGGTTCAACATTACCATCCCTCAGAATGCCACAGTCCCACCTCTGAATCTGGATGTAGTATGGATCCCTTCAAACCAAAGCAACTGTAAACCCCAGAAAAGATCCAAGGATGCTGTCACTTTCAGCTTTCCATTCACTGACTGCGGCACTCAGTCCATGGTAAATGTAAATAATCTACCTCCGCTCCACACTCTCAGACAGGTCAGATGGTATTTTTGTGACTAAATATATAACAGGTCTGGTTGTGTCTTGCAGACAGCAGATGGGATTATAACCTACTGGGTCAACATTGAGGTGAAACAGCATCCGCGGAGAGGCTTTATATTTCGTGACCCTCCTTTTAGGTAAGAAATTAAACTTATGTTGCTTTTTGAATGTAACAGAcagtcatttctttctcttttttttctttttcttttagtctTACTGTGCGTTGTAGCTTTGCACTGGCCAAAATTACTCAGCTGGGTATCACAGTTCAGAAAGAAAAGTACCCATCAACACTGAAGGGTGAGGGACTACTGAGGACTGAAATGAGGTTTGCCAAAGGtaaagtttatatatatttttttattttttttttttttattgactgtgAACGTTATGCTTACATAAATGTATgtctctgcatgtttttatttgacaaaatatCCACAGAAAGTACCATCAAGATTTAACATATGAcatgcaatttatttatttttcaaacttaGAGCTTGAAGCCCTCCGTAATACTATTTattgacttatttttttatcttcagaTTCCAATTACAGGTCTTTCTATTCCTCTCGTGACCCTCCAGCAGTGACTGAGCTTGGGCAGCCTGTATATGTGGAGGTTTTTGTTCTCAAACATGAGGACAAGGAtttagagctgctgctggaggactGCTGGGCAACGCCGACTAATAATCCACATGACGCACAGAGATGGAACCTGCTTGTTAAAGGGTGAATTCACGTGAAATTAACCAGGATATTTTAccgtttttgtttatttatatatgaaaACATCTTCACCTGTACTTTGGTTGACTAAAGCTCATCTTTGTATCCAGATGCCCTTTCAATGGTGACAGCCACAGAACTGTGGTGCTGCCAGTAGTCTCCAGTAAGGAGCTGAAGTATCCTGCTCTTCATAAGCGGTTTGTGGTCAAGCTGTTCTCATTTGTGAAGTCCCCAGAATTTACAAATCTGGTATGTAAgagaatttttctttttaatgagtTGCTGGTATTatggtgtttttgttctgttttttttaaagaggatgTTCTCCTACAGGTATATTTCCATTGTGATAGTGAGTTTTGTAAGGGACCAAATTGTTCACAGTCCTGCAGCAATGGTAAGTGGAGCTGCAGCTTATATTATGAATCTTTCTTGGTTGATTGATTTACACTCTTGTTTGCATGTAACATTGGGAGCAATGATCTCTGTTATTCTGTGTCTTTCAGGGAGGCGTAAATTAAGAGGAATCACACCGAGGCCGGGGCAAAGATTTCTTTACAGTATAGTCTCTGGTGGACCTCTTCTTTATGTACTATAAATaaccagaaaaacaactgtTATTTCAAGTCATATTTGGAAGCAGATGTCCATGAtttgtaatgaaaataaatcaataccTTAGTATAATCGCCTTAAATAGgaattgttttctttctcagctAAGTTGctgattttattaaattaaccTTTTAAAGCGGCATAGATAGATACATAGGCTCATGATATAAAAGATTTGCAGTATGTTACATAAttgtatacattttatataatgttttagTAGTAAGTatccaatgtttgtttttttgcatcacTATGCTGTCTCTTTGTTTATATTGGATGGTTTTGCACATAGATTATGTAATATGTGGCTTAATCTATCTTGTGCCTTATGGTTTGTGCTCAGACAACATCATATTGGCTGAGCCACAGGTGTAAATATGTGGCTCTAAATTCTGCTTTTGCTGAAAGTGAACAGTCAGTATAATGAttactttgatttatttcataaataGGCTTTTCGACAGATGAGAACCAATTCACTTAATGGCTTTTTATATTCGTTTTGTAGCATTACCTGGCGGTTGTTGCAtatttctgtgtaaataaagttgAACTTAAACTGAGGTCCgaacatgcttttattttggaggaagAGCGTGGGTCACGTGCAACACCGCTCGGCCAATAGCAACGCTGATTGTGTTCGTTTGCGGAAGTTGAGTGAAGCATGTCGTCTTTGAAACGATAGACAGAAATCATATTTTGTGAAGTTTAATAATGTCAGTGGACACCAAACACCACATATACCGTGTCCCGCTTTATTAACAGTCAGTCTGTCCGTCGTCTGTTCGGCTCTTCACACTGATAGCTGCTGCTAAAGCCAGTCAGAGTTGGCAGGTATGTCCAAATCAACAAGATGGGACTCCAAAGAAAACGAGTCCAAACAGCTGCCCATCTATCGGCACAAAGCAAAGCTGATCCAGGCCGTCAAAGACAGCACTTTTCTGGTTATCACCGGTGAGACTGGCAGCGGGAAAACCACACAGCTCCCACAGTATCTGCATGAAGCAGGTAAGCCTGATCAAGTCAGGAAACATGATGTGACCATTGGACTCTGATATGAAccgttttttcttcttcattttgtgGAGGTATTTGTAAAAATGGCAAAATCGGCATCACCCAGCCCCGCCGGGTGGCTGCCATCACAGTGGCCCAGAGGGTCGCCCAGGAGATGCAGTGCACCCTGGGGAGAGAGGTTGGCTACCAAGTACGCTTTGATGACTGCACATCACAGGTGATGAGAGGCAAAGACGACTCATCTCaccagggttcccacgggtgcttgaattccttgaaaaagcttgaatttcaattcagtgttttcaaggttgtgaaaatgcttgaattttttgtgaagtacttgaaaatgcttgaaatttgtgtgatgtctatttgtcactgttattgcgctatggtagttacacaatacaccgctcacaagctgggaatacaagccaattcacaattagttaaaaatcaaaacagtcaatctaccaccatatgaaataatgctaattagacccatattattatgccatacagtggcaccgctgcgcttcccatgaccatcatggcaaacacaactagtaggctacctatttaacGGTgctggaaaaactggtgcttgaaggtgcttgaaaagtgcttgaatttgttcatgaaaaaggtgtgggaaccctgtgaGAGGCAAAGACGACTCATTTACGTAAAAAGATCCAAAGTACTGACTGTAAAAAGTTTGATAACATGAAGGTGTGACTTTGTTTGAATCAGGACACGGCGGTGAAGTACATGACGGATGGATGCTTGCTCAGAGAGGTCCTGGCAGATCCTGTCCTCTCTCAGTACAGTGTCGTAATCTTGGATGAAGTCCACGAACGCAGCCTCAGCACGGTGAGTCGATATGTGACATTAACATATACTGTTTATGTATTATACAGTGCGATGCTTCATGTCAATCTCTCACTATCCATTGCAGGATATCCTCCTGGGTTTATTGAAGAAAGTCTTCATGGACCCTGCCAATGCCACCAAAGGTCGATCTTTCCCGTTGAAAGTCGTGGTGATGTCGGCCACCTTGGAAGCTGACAAACTCTCAGCCTTTCTCAGCAACTGCCCCGTCTTTGCTATTCCTGGGAGGACTTTTCCTGTCACCTGCACGTTTGGTACCGCTGTAGGACCtaaagacacagagagcacTGGTTATGTAAAGGAGGTAAAAGAGTGTTTAGTTTCCTTTTATTGTTACAGAGGGCGAAACAAGTTTACAATCACTACTTGTTAAGTTTCGAGATACACGTTTTTGTCACTCATTTAACTTCCCAGGTCGTCAAAATGGCCCTTGATGTGCACACCAGTGAAATGGCTGGGGATATCCTCGTGTTTTTGACAGGTAAATCGTAATTATCAAGCCCTAGGATCACAGTATATCTAAACCATCATAATGTCGTTCACAAAAATTCTCAATGTTTGACAGGTCAGTCAGAGATTGAGCGTGCCTGTGACTTGCTGTATGAGAAAGCTGAGACTATAGACTACCGCTATGATGTACAGGACCAAACAGTGGAGGGCCTTCTTATTTTGCCCCTTTATGGATCCATGCCTACTGGTGAATGCCTACAACAGCTGTTACATCTTATTCATTGTTAAGGAGTAATTTTTTAATTCCAGATTAAGtcaacatctttttttgtgaTGCTGCTGTGATTGAACcgcaaacaaaaacacagtgaaaaactgtaaaaaaaataaataaataaaaatctttctatctttctctttGCAGATCAACAGAGGCAGATCTTTCAGCCTCCACCCTCAGGAATAAGAAAGTGTGTAGTGGCCACAAACATTGCAGCGACATCTCTCACCATCAATGGCATAAAGTGCGTGAATACTTACaataatgaagtgtgtgtgtgtgtgtgtgtgtgtgtgtgtgtgtactccgTACCATTCAGATTTCTCAAGGACATCTCTGCAAAACACATCATCGtctatctctttttttccttaaagGTACATCATTGACAGCGGCTTTGTGAAGCAACTCAACCACAACTCAAGGGTGGGCATGGATATCTTGGAGGTTGTGCCTATTTCAAAGTGAGTTTTTGAATGAGTGACATGTCACTATGAACCTAAAGAAATATTCTCTAAAGTGACACCCATGCCATTAAGAAAACTTGCCAACAGAGATTTTGACTGGGGGGATTTTCTGTGATTAGGAGCGAGGCTCAGCAGAGAGCGGGCAGAGCTGGAAGAACCTCGGCTGGGAAATGCTTTCGAATCTACACCAAAGAATTCTGGGAGAAGAGCATGCCCGAATATACCATTCCAGAAATCCAGAGGACGAGTCTGACCGCAGTGGTACTCACACTCAAGTGCTTGGGCGTTCATGATGTCATTAGGTAGAGTGATACCCATTCTGTTGTCGTTTGATCATTTCTATCTGCACACTTTACCTCATTTTTAATAATGACTTCTTTTTAAGGTTCCCTTATCTGGACTGTCCAGAGGAAAGGTTTATCCTTGACGCATTAAAACAGCTCTACCAATTTGATGCCATCGACAGGTGAGCACTTATACCTGCCTTTTGTTTACTCCAAGCAGCAGGAGTGGGTTTGTGTAAGTTGTTAGTGAAGTTTATATTTGCATTGTGTTGGCTGTAGGAGAGGTAAAGTGACCCGGCTGGGGGAGCTGATGGTGGAATTCCCCCTGCACCCAGGCCTTACCAGAGCCTTGCTCAAAGCCGCCTCGCTTGGATGTGAGGACCTGCTTCTCCCCGTGGCCGCCATGCTGTCTGTagaaaatattttcatcagGCCAGGTCAGTACTTTAGCTTTAAAGCAGAACATAGAGCATATGATgtgtaagaaaaagaaacagcctataaaaaaaagaaacaaatattatCTATAATATTTAGTTTATGTTAAGATAATTCTCTAGTAGCAGAGAGACTGACTAAATATGTCCACTGAATATACAGTCAGATTTGAAGTTCTGTATTCTTTACTTTTATGTTGGTTTattagtttaattattaatttaatgtgtCAGGAAATGCTATATGCAGTGTCATGTGAATCCTTGATCTTTGGGTTGACACATTTTGACTTATCTCTTCCTTCCTGTAGGTCAcccagagaaacagaaagaggcagaTAAAAAGCACCGAGCGTTGGCTGCCAAGAGTGGCGGCACGAATGACTTTGCCACActcctcagtgtgtttcagttgtGTAAATCCAGGTAAAGATCTTCACTGATTAATGCTGCAACGTGCATatgtattatttctttaaatgtgtgcaAATAAATGATCGCTTGCGATGTATGACTTTGCATACCGCACGATGATAGCATCACGGCTGTTTCTGTTGCGTTCTGCAGTGACAGACCCTCAGCGTGGTGTAAAGATCATTGGATCCACTGGAGGGCGCTGAAATCTGCCTTTAGTGTGGAAATTCAGCTGAAAGACATCCTCCACCGCCTCCAACAGGTACAGCTGTTCAAGAATTGCTGTGACGTGGATTTGGTCTGCTTAGCAAGGTTCCTGTCTAAGTGAAATGACTCGGGAAGTATTTACATGGCGGCCATGACAAAGGCTGCTTATATTCTAAGGAAAGGTGCTTCAGCGCTTCCTTTTTTATCTCCTTTTATCATAGGATACACTGGGCTGTTCtttatgaaaggaaagaaaataatgtcATCCCACACTTCCTTGTGGCAGCAAGATATGTGGCATATGATacaagctgcagcagagagagagagctcacatgaatgagtgagtgagagcaTGGGAATATGGACAAAAGTGTTCACTATGAAGCCTGATGTTACTCTACAGTTCTGTGGTTTATCAGTGCAGACAGGGGTCCGTTAACAGACAGATGCTCATCTCCTCTATGATGTGGCCTGTATCCTCTCTGTGCTGGATTAGTATAAACTGATGATGAGCTGGTTGTGGGTtattcctctttgtctcctgcAGTTCTCTTCATTAGTCTGCGTTGTTGACCATCGAGCTGcattgacagacagaaagatgtTGGTGTTCCAGTTTGCTGTCTGCTGTAGAGCAAAAAAAATAGTAGCTGTAAATAACTACATAGGATAACTAATCCTGGCCATTCAAACTAATATATAACACAAGAATTTTGTATGATGGCCATTACCTTGCAGATCATGAAATAAGTTACTGTTGTTTATTAAgcttttttttgccacattgTGGTGAGTGAACAGGAGCATGAGCGTGACACTTTTGTGACAGGCGGCCAAATattcctttttattatttcaattctGACCTTGacaatgaagtcatatttttcactgGGTTGTCAACATCCATATagcctgcatgaaacaacatgGTCAGATTGCACAGGGAGAAGTATCTAAGTTCTGAATATTGTAGTTTCACCACAGAGATCACCTGCCATCACATAATTATGTAGCCTTGTCCAGTCAGATTCTCTGGGCACCGGGGACGTCTTTTCCTAAGTtcttatgaattctccttcacgtttttccttgacctcatgacgttTTCCATCAAGATCAAAGAAAGGTGCTCAGGAAAGGACAAaggcagtcttttttttttttttttttactgttgaacTAGCATTTGCTCCCCATATCCTTGTTGTActtgaataattaataattaattttaaagatattttttactatttttatttttttttttacttttttgagctttattatatagagacagctgaagagtgactgtgaatgtggggagagagataggGAATGACACGTggaaaagagccacaggtcggatttgaaccctgggctgctgcggcaaggactaAGCCTTTTTATAtagggcggctgctctaccgactgaacTAAATAACTCCCcttgaatgtttattttattttcctttcagaAGAGAGATTTTCCAGTAGAAAAATTCGATGGAAATAAGAGCGAACTCTTCAGACGATGCCTGTGCACAGGATACTTCACCAACGTTGCCAGAAGGTACCACCGAGGTTCACCAAGGTCTCCTTTGGGATTCCTTTATTTCTTCATAGAACTTTTGTTGGTTGTGAAATTTATTCAAATCATTTCCTCCCATTCCACGTAGGTCTGTTGGAAAGGTGTTTTGCACAATGGATGGCAACGGATCCATGGTTCACATTCATCCATCATCGTCggtaaattagttttttttttattcatttaaaaagtcctgatcattaaaacacagttttcataGAGCTCATGATCTTTGATTTCTCCTTTGGTCGCGATTCCTTGTCGCTCCAAGCTGTTTGACGATGAGGTTGAGCTGAACTGGATCATCTTCCACGATGTGTTGGTGACCTCCCGGGTTTATATCAGGACAGTGTGTCCTATTCGATATGATTGGGTGAAGGACTTATTACCTAAACTCCATGAGGTGGATGCCTATGAACTGAGCAGTGTGGCAAGACAAGAAGTGACTGATGAAGAGATGATAAAATGGGAGACCAGGGAAGCAGCCAAAAGACAACCAGGTTTTCAGAATAATTACTAAGATATTTATTTGGAAACTGTGATGTTGTACAGCTTAATGTTTCATTAAGTGTTTGGTCTATACGATGATTAAAAGAGCATTTAATAACAAAGATCTTCATTGTTTTACAGGATGAATGAAGATAGTGAGATAGTCATTCATGAACTAATAGAtttctttgttcctttttttttttagaggtttCTACTGAGGATATCATGAAGAAGCTGGAGAAGCGAAACGACGAAACCGCCGTCAGTGACGCCCGTGCTCGCTACCTGCAACGAAAGCAACAGAGACAACAAAGTAAAGCTCTCTgacagaaagctttttttttttgaggaaacGATTCTTTCAGTGTACTACAAAGAAGTATTTTTGGAAACTGTCTTtgaataataaacattttattacattttacattttttaaacattgccTCTTTGTTTGAATCCTTTCATTTTACACACAGCAGTAGTTGGTTTTATGAGTCTTTGACAAGGTTCACATATAATGGAAAATTGCAGCTTTTACTGAAAAACTGAGCAGATTGACTGAAAAACAGGATGTTGGGTAAAAATACTTGTTTTGATgcgaagtttttttttaatttttatactGCCTATCTCTCAAACAATGTGtacagcagctctgtgcagCTGGGGTAAGGTTAAGGTTACAGTATAGTACTTGATGTACTTTCATACCGACTGCTCAGGTGCAGTGGACCCTCTCTGGCCTCGTACGTCACTTCCCTTTTTGTGCGTCTGCGGGGCTGCTGTGCTGTCTGACTGTGGACGGAGGGTTTCCACGCTAAGCAGCCGACTAACCACGTTAAACCCCCCGTAAAGAGGCGGTTTTATCTGGCCAGGATCTGGAAATTATCTGTCGTCATATTCAAGATAACCACCCATCAAGTTGGACCTGACTGGACTTTATTCTGTAGCGGGCTCGCAAACGCTTTAGTGAgccactgcagcagcaacagaccGAGCACGccgctgctgttgttgttgtgagagaagaaaacaaccTCGGCGAGCAGTCCGCTAAAGCTGTGTGATCATTGACAGAGTTCAATACACACACGCTTCAAGTCCTAACTGGTGGGGAGCTTTGTGTGCGGCGGTACCTCCACAAGTCAAGAACCGACAGctggagggaaggggggggatATTTCGTCGCTGAAGTCCGAGGTGAGAGGAGCCGGCGGCGGCGGCGAGGAGCAGAGAGCTAGCGCCGAGTGGCTAACTGACGTGCTAACTAGCAGCTAGCTCCAAAGCTACCCTGGCTTAGCTGCCTGGTTTGCGGTCGTGGTCAGTGTCCTCACTCGCTGTCTGGGGGAAACCACCCATTAGCTTTTTTAGTctcaagtgtttgtgttttttgttttttttactgttaagCCCTACGAGCTGTTTTGGACTTGTACCGCTGGTGTTTGTTGACTTTGCCTCACAGTTAGCTGCGTACACTGAGGATGCGTTAGCGTCACGTTAGTGTTTACGTTAGGCAGCTTGTGATTGTGCTGGGTATAGTTTGTCATTTGGTTATATATAACCGTGTAACTCGGTAGGTATGTAAAGTATTTATGTGtgccctttttttctctctctctatctttgcTAGTTTCATGTAAACCTGGCTGAGATAATAAAGTAGACATCCTGTCTACGAAGAccattgaactttttttttttactggtgtaCAATATCCGGTCATGTTGTCGTGAGTCTGTTTATTATCTCACTGTTTTTCAGGCCATTCAAATGAGTGTAGTAGGTGTGGAGCTATGAACAACAGTGGACTCACCTCTGGATGGTCATAAAAAGTCTGagttttttaatcaaacaaagcAGTTCAAACAGTCTTTGTGTTCTGGTGACTGTATTAttcagcccccccccctccatcacTTTCACTGAAATACAGCGAAAATTCTGCTAAACCTATTATCTAACATAAGCTGTTGATTCAGGGCTGACCCTGAATCACCAAGGCCTCTCCACAAACATCCAAGCAAGGGTTGTGGGAGGCTATTACATGTGACAATGCAGAGCTTTTGCAGCTATTTTGCTAATGGCATCATCACCAGAAGAGTACGAATATCAAGCATAATAACAATATGACACACCAGCTCTGGtatgtcagagagaaagagagttgcGTGACATGATTGAGTTGCCTGAAGTTCATATATCTCTCTAGCTTGT encodes the following:
- the LOC104940529 gene encoding zona pellucida sperm-binding protein 4 isoform X3 produces the protein MRSSCFTCQRVSTYSKMKVCSRDFILVTFISLSLLLFRCEALAASKQFQATVHNTMNDYTPICHDGYMSVYISKLQFADLPFTIYVQDNHKGYYQALAVAKQCHYFLGETDTFSILTVASHGCFVKRKEYMTNLTVVIMALVDRGRLEIVKSIPLICIRKIKEVNKNDYPLVLKHFSCNKDGFNITIPQNATVPPLNLDVVWIPSNQSNCKPQKRSKDAVTFSFPFTDCGTQSMVNTADGIITYWVNIEVKQHPRRGFIFRDPPFSLTVRCSFALAKITQLGITVQKEKYPSTLKGEGLLRTEMRFAKDSNYRSFYSSRDPPAVTELGQPVYVEVFVLKHEDKDLELLLEDCWATPTNNPHDAQRWNLLVKGCPFNGDSHRTVVLPVVSSKELKYPALHKRGCSPTGIFPL
- the LOC104940529 gene encoding zona pellucida sperm-binding protein 4 isoform X1; translation: MRSSCFTCQRVSTYSKMKVCSRDFILVTFISLSLLLFRCEALAASKQFQATVHNTMNDYTPICHDGYMSVYISKLQFADLPFTIYVQDNHKGYYQALAVAKQCHYFLGETDTFSILTVASHGCFVKRKEYMTNLTVVIMALVDRGRLEIVKSIPLICIRKIKEVNKNDYPLVLKHFSCNKDGFNITIPQNATVPPLNLDVVWIPSNQSNCKPQKRSKDAVTFSFPFTDCGTQSMVNTADGIITYWVNIEVKQHPRRGFIFRDPPFSLTVRCSFALAKITQLGITVQKEKYPSTLKGEGLLRTEMRFAKDSNYRSFYSSRDPPAVTELGQPVYVEVFVLKHEDKDLELLLEDCWATPTNNPHDAQRWNLLVKGCPFNGDSHRTVVLPVVSSKELKYPALHKRFVVKLFSFVKSPEFTNLVYFHCDSEFCKGPNCSQSCSNGRRKLRGITPRPGQRFLYSIVSGGPLLYVL
- the LOC104940529 gene encoding zona pellucida sperm-binding protein 4 isoform X2 — translated: MRSSCFTCQRVSTYSKMKVCSRDFILVTFISLSLLLFRCEALAASKQFQATVHNTMNDYTPICHDGYMSVYISKLQFADLPFTIYVQDNHKGYYQALAVAKQCHYFLGETDTFSILTVASHGCFVKRKEYMTNLTVVIMALVDRGRLEIVKSIPLICIRKIKEVNKNDYPLVLKHFSCNKDGFNITIPQNATVPPLNLDVVWIPSNQSNCKPQKRSKDAVTFSFPFTDCGTQSMTADGIITYWVNIEVKQHPRRGFIFRDPPFSLTVRCSFALAKITQLGITVQKEKYPSTLKGEGLLRTEMRFAKDSNYRSFYSSRDPPAVTELGQPVYVEVFVLKHEDKDLELLLEDCWATPTNNPHDAQRWNLLVKGCPFNGDSHRTVVLPVVSSKELKYPALHKRFVVKLFSFVKSPEFTNLVYFHCDSEFCKGPNCSQSCSNGRRKLRGITPRPGQRFLYSIVSGGPLLYVL
- the LOC104940529 gene encoding zona pellucida sperm-binding protein 4 isoform X4, encoding MTIHRFAMMGTCLFTYRSCNLLIFLSPFMFKDGFNITIPQNATVPPLNLDVVWIPSNQSNCKPQKRSKDAVTFSFPFTDCGTQSMVNTADGIITYWVNIEVKQHPRRGFIFRDPPFSLTVRCSFALAKITQLGITVQKEKYPSTLKGEGLLRTEMRFAKDSNYRSFYSSRDPPAVTELGQPVYVEVFVLKHEDKDLELLLEDCWATPTNNPHDAQRWNLLVKGCPFNGDSHRTVVLPVVSSKELKYPALHKRFVVKLFSFVKSPEFTNLVYFHCDSEFCKGPNCSQSCSNGRRKLRGITPRPGQRFLYSIVSGGPLLYVL
- the LOC104940529 gene encoding zona pellucida sperm-binding protein 4 isoform X5; the encoded protein is MTIHRFAMMGTCLFTYRSCNLLIFLSPFMFKNATVPPLNLDVVWIPSNQSNCKPQKRSKDAVTFSFPFTDCGTQSMVNTADGIITYWVNIEVKQHPRRGFIFRDPPFSLTVRCSFALAKITQLGITVQKEKYPSTLKGEGLLRTEMRFAKDSNYRSFYSSRDPPAVTELGQPVYVEVFVLKHEDKDLELLLEDCWATPTNNPHDAQRWNLLVKGCPFNGDSHRTVVLPVVSSKELKYPALHKRFVVKLFSFVKSPEFTNLVYFHCDSEFCKGPNCSQSCSNGRRKLRGITPRPGQRFLYSIVSGGPLLYVL
- the dhx40 gene encoding probable ATP-dependent RNA helicase DHX40, yielding MSKSTRWDSKENESKQLPIYRHKAKLIQAVKDSTFLVITGETGSGKTTQLPQYLHEAGICKNGKIGITQPRRVAAITVAQRVAQEMQCTLGREVGYQVRFDDCTSQDTAVKYMTDGCLLREVLADPVLSQYSVVILDEVHERSLSTDILLGLLKKVFMDPANATKGRSFPLKVVVMSATLEADKLSAFLSNCPVFAIPGRTFPVTCTFGTAVGPKDTESTGYVKEVVKMALDVHTSEMAGDILVFLTGQSEIERACDLLYEKAETIDYRYDVQDQTVEGLLILPLYGSMPTDQQRQIFQPPPSGIRKCVVATNIAATSLTINGIKYIIDSGFVKQLNHNSRVGMDILEVVPISKSEAQQRAGRAGRTSAGKCFRIYTKEFWEKSMPEYTIPEIQRTSLTAVVLTLKCLGVHDVIRFPYLDCPEERFILDALKQLYQFDAIDRRGKVTRLGELMVEFPLHPGLTRALLKAASLGCEDLLLPVAAMLSVENIFIRPGHPEKQKEADKKHRALAAKSGGTNDFATLLSVFQLCKSSDRPSAWCKDHWIHWRALKSAFSVEIQLKDILHRLQQKRDFPVEKFDGNKSELFRRCLCTGYFTNVARRSVGKVFCTMDGNGSMVHIHPSSSLFDDEVELNWIIFHDVLVTSRVYIRTVCPIRYDWVKDLLPKLHEVDAYELSSVARQEVTDEEMIKWETREAAKRQPEVSTEDIMKKLEKRNDETAVSDARARYLQRKQQRQQSKAL